The genomic segment GCAGGTGAACCTCGCGGCCGGCATGGGCACCACCGGCAGCCTGACGCGCTGGATGGCCGACGAGTTCGCGCGGGACCTGCCGACCGAGCAGGCCTACGACGCGCTGTTCGCGGCCGCGCGGGACCTGCCGCCCGGCGCGCAGGGGCTGCTGTGCCTGCCGTACTTCAGCGGGGAACGCACGCCCATCAACGACCCGCAGGCGCGCGGGGTCATCGCGGGCCTGACCCTCTCGCACACCCGGGCGCACCTGTTCCGCGCGGCGCTGGAGGGCGTGGCGTTCGGCATTCGCCACAACCTGGAGGCCTTTGCGGCGCTGGGTGCCGACGTCCGCCGCGTGGTGGCCGTGGGCGGCGGCACGAAAGGCCGGCTCTGGCTGCAGATCGTCAGTGATGTCACCGGCGTGCCGCAGGAAACGGCGGAAGTGACGCTCGGCGCCAGTTACGGCGACGCCTTCCTCGCCGGCCGCGCCGCGGGTCTCCTCAGCGCGGCCGACCTGCCGGGCTGGGTCAGGCCGGCGCCGACGGTCGTCCCGGACGCCGCCGCGAAGGCAGAGTACGACCGGCTCTACCCGCTGTACCGCGAGCTGTACACCGGCACGCGCCCGGTCGTGCACGCCCTCGCCCGCTGAAGGTTCCGTCTGGGTCCACCCGGAGCGGGGCCGGGTCTGGCGTCAGTGGTGCGCGGCCCGCCGGGCACAGCTGGACCGGCGGTGCGCGGCGGCCAGCCCCGGGTCCGCCACGTTCCGCTGTTCCGGCCGCGCTCCAGGTCGCCCGGGCGCAGCGCGCCGGACACCGCGGCGTGTTCCGCGAGCGACGCCTCGCCCGGGGCGGCGGCATTGAAGGACGCCCGTTCGGTGCGCCGCCGTTTGCGCTTGAGGGGGCCCAGGGGCCGCTGCAGTTCATGGTTGCCGGACCCGGCGGTCCAGACCTGGTGAACGGCGGTATCAGCCCCGGCGGCGTCCTGGGTCGGCAGAGCGAGTTGCAGTGGGGCCGCACGGCGCGCCCGCGGCCCCGCCGGGAGCCGCCACGGAATACACGTCAGCTCCTGACGGGAATGCCGGTTACGCTGGCCGCACATGACCCAACCGCACGACCAACCCGGTGTGTTCACCGCTCAGGAAATGCTCCAGCACTGGAAGGGCCACCGAGCCCTCACGCGGCGCACGATCGAACGCTTCCCGGACGATCAGTTGTTTTCGTTCACGCCTGGCGCGCCCCTGCGGACGTTCGGCGACATGATGCTCGAAACCGTCCGCATGATCGCGCCCAGTCTGCACGGCACCCGGACCGGCGAGTGGAACTTCAAGCTGGCGGACACCAGCGCCATTCAGGACAAAGCGGCTCTTCTCGCGGCCTGGGACGAAGCCGACGAGCTGATCGCCACCACGTGGCCGCACCTGACGCGTGAGGCGCTGCGCGGGGTCGTGCCGCCCCTGCCTCATCTCAGGGCGCTGCCCTACCTGGTGGACAATGAGATTCATCACCGCGCGCAGGGGTTCATCTACCTGCGGCTGCTGGGCACCGAACCACCGGCCTTCTACGAACGGGAAGCAACTTCGCCCGCCTGACCGGAAGCCCGCGCCGGCATTCGGCCTGCCCCCCCGCGGAGCGCGCGCTGGACCGGTTCCCGGCACAGGGGCCGGGCGCCCCATACCGTTTCATCCCGCGGGTCCAGTGGACGCCCGCTCATGGACGCCCGCTCAGCGGTCACAGGCCACCGACGCCGGTTCCGGGTGGAACGCGGGCGTTTCCGGAGGCCAGCCCTTGTGGCGGTGAGACCTCCGGTTCACGGCCGGAGCCTGCGCTTCTTCTCTCAACCGGACTGAACCGGGCCTGCCCAGAGGTCCGAACACCGGGTCCTGTCGGCGGCCTGCAGGCCCCGCCCGCGCAGAACAAGCAGGCCAGCGGCGCCCAGGTGGCTCCGGCCTGACCTATACGGAGCTGTGCGGCGCTTCGAGGGGAATCCGGTATTCCAGGGGGTACTTCTCGGCCACCCACCAGGTCTCGTCACGCGTCCATTTCAGGCCCTGCTGCGTGAACTGACTGCACGCGCCGCGCGCCAGCGCAACCGTGTCGTAAGGGCCCAGTCGGCGTAGGAGGGCGCCAGTCTGGGTGTTGACGACGGTGACGTAGATCTGCGGGGCCGGTAAGGTCATCCTGTCACCGTACGCCGTGACCGTGTTGTTCAGCGGTGGGAAAGCCTGGGAGGCTCTCCATGAATGGCCGGACAGACCGGCGTTCCGGCGGTGCCCAATGTCGCAGGAGCGTGACCCGTACACTGCGCTATGACCGATCACTCCGATGACGCCAGCGCCACTCAGCGACTTGACGAGGCCGAAAACGCGTCGTTCAATTCCGCGCGCCGGCACGTCGGCGCCGCGGGATTCGTGCAACAGGAGGTTCTGGAGCAGATCATCAGCGCCGGCAAGGAGCAGATCAGCGTCACGCGGTCACTGCGTCAGGTGATTGCCGTCACCCAGGCGCAACTGCGGGACCTGTCGGCGCACGCCGCCACGGATCAGCTGCAGGTGCACGTCACCGCCCTTGAAGGAATTGTGTCCTCCAGTCAGGAGCAGGCCCGCACCGCCGCCGAACTGCGGGAGGTGATCCAGCGGGCGCTGGCCGACGTCCGCGGAACCCCGCTCGAGGACGTCAGCGCCACGCTCCTGAACACCCTGAGTGCCGTGGTCTGCCGTCAGGCGGAGCAGCTTCAGGCCCTGATCTCGACGGCGCTGAGTGAAGCCAGCACCGCCGGGCAGGTGGCTGAGCTTCAGCAGGTCAGTGCAGAAGCCCAGGCGCGGCAGGCGGAAGCGGAGCACGAGCAGGAAGAGCGGGAACTCGCCCACCTCGATCTCCTGGGGGCCGAGGCGCTGGAGCGGGTGCGCGCGTTGGAACAGGGCGGGCAGACGGACGCGGCCCAGCGCACGGCACTGGAGCAGCAGGCGGAACACACCCGCCTGCTGCTCCTGACGCTGGAAGGGGACGGGAACCCTCAGCAGTAAACACGAACAGCGCTGGCGCCCCAGGTGATCTGTTCCGGCACGCGCGCAGCCACCCGGGCCGGTTCACGGTTCAGTCCTCGGCTGCTCCCCAGGCCAGTGACCGCCTGGCCCGCAGCGCGCAATACCGGTCTGGCCTCCATCCGGGGGCGGGCGGCGCAGGTAGAATTGACAGATTCGGGAGGCTCAGCGGCCGGGACGGCCGTTGTTCTTCGAAGCACTCTCTTTTAAAGGCAGTCTGATGACATTATTGTATTCGTTTACGTTGACCTACCGCCCGACAGGAGAAACCCAGTCATTCACGGCGTCAGCGCTCAGGTCCGAGCTGATTCACCATGGATTTTTTGCCTGTGACTTTACGGGTTGGCCGCCGCCCTTTCTGGGCTACTCGGACCGCAGCACCATGGTCCGGGCCATGGAAGTCGGACAGACCTGTGTGGAGGTGCTGGACTGGCGCCTGGACGTGAGGCAGTCAGACACCGCCTGAGCCGCGCCGCACAGGGGCCCGGTCAGCGCACCCTGGTGGGC from the Deinococcus taeanensis genome contains:
- a CDS encoding FCD domain-containing protein — encoded protein: MCGQRNRHSRQELTCIPWRLPAGPRARRAAPLQLALPTQDAAGADTAVHQVWTAGSGNHELQRPLGPLKRKRRRTERASFNAAAPGEASLAEHAAVSGALRPGDLERGRNSGTWRTRGWPPRTAGPAVPGGPRTTDARPGPAPGGPRRNLQRARACTTGRVPVYSSRYSG
- a CDS encoding DinB family protein → MTQPHDQPGVFTAQEMLQHWKGHRALTRRTIERFPDDQLFSFTPGAPLRTFGDMMLETVRMIAPSLHGTRTGEWNFKLADTSAIQDKAALLAAWDEADELIATTWPHLTREALRGVVPPLPHLRALPYLVDNEIHHRAQGFIYLRLLGTEPPAFYEREATSPA